From one Microthrixaceae bacterium genomic stretch:
- a CDS encoding response regulator yields the protein MPTRVVIAEDEAIIRLDLKETLEEEGYEVVAETGRGDEAVELVREHRPDVAILDIKMPGLDGLSAAREIAGERWSAVLILTAFSQRDLIERARDAGALAYLVKPFQKSDLFPAIEVAVGRFRELKALHEQATSLEEQLETRKTVDRAKGQLMDNNGLSEADAFAFIQKTAMKERSTMRDIAQRVLDGDLQPA from the coding sequence GTGCCCACCCGTGTAGTGATCGCAGAAGACGAGGCCATCATCCGCCTCGACCTCAAGGAAACCCTGGAAGAAGAGGGCTACGAGGTGGTGGCCGAGACCGGCCGCGGTGACGAGGCGGTGGAACTCGTTAGAGAGCACCGCCCCGACGTGGCCATCCTCGACATCAAGATGCCTGGGCTCGATGGCCTATCCGCCGCCCGCGAGATAGCGGGGGAGCGTTGGTCGGCGGTACTCATCCTCACCGCCTTCTCTCAGCGAGACCTCATCGAGCGTGCCCGTGACGCCGGAGCGTTGGCATACCTGGTGAAGCCGTTCCAGAAGTCAGACCTGTTCCCGGCCATCGAGGTGGCCGTAGGTCGATTCCGTGAGCTCAAGGCCTTGCACGAGCAGGCCACCTCGCTGGAAGAGCAGTTGGAGACCCGCAAGACCGTCGATCGGGCCAAGGGTCAACTGATGGACAACAACGGGTTGTCGGAAGCCGATGCCTTCGCCTTCATCCAAAAGACGGCCATGAAGGAACGCTCCACCATGCGAGACATCGCCCAGCGAGTCCTCGACGGAGACCTCCAACCCGCTTGA